The proteins below are encoded in one region of Methanosarcina barkeri 3:
- the mcrA gene encoding coenzyme-B sulfoethylthiotransferase subunit alpha → MAADIFSKFKKDMEVKFAQEFGSNKQTGGDITGKTEKFLRLGPEQDPRKVEMIKAGKEIAEKRGIAFYNPMMHSGAPLGQRAITPYTISGTDIVAEPDDLHYVNNAAMQQMWDDIRRTCVVGLDMAHETLEKRLGKEVTPETINHYLEVLNHAMPGAAVVQEMMVETHPALVDDCYVKVFTGDDALADEIDKQFLIDINKEFSEEQAAQIKASIGKTSWQAIHIPTIVSRTTDGAQTPRWAAMQIGMSFISAYAMCAGEAAVADLSFAAKHAALVSMGEMLPARRARGPNEPGGLSFGHLSDIIQTSRTSEDPAKIALEVVGAGCMLYDQIWLGSYMSGGVGFTQYATAAYTDDILDNNVYYDVDYINDKYNGAANVGKDNKVKATLEVVKDIATESTLYGIETYEKFPTALEDHFGGSQRATVLAAAAGVATSLATANANAGLSGWYLSMYLHKEAWGRLGFFGFDLQDQCGATNVLSYQGDEGLPDELRGPNYPNYAMNVGHQGGYAGIAQAAHSGRGDAFTVNPLIKVCFADDLMPFNFAEPRREFGRGAMREFVPAGERSLVIPAK, encoded by the coding sequence ATGGCAGCAGACATTTTCTCAAAATTCAAAAAAGACATGGAAGTCAAATTCGCACAGGAATTTGGTTCAAACAAGCAGACTGGTGGGGACATCACCGGCAAGACTGAAAAGTTCCTGAGGTTAGGCCCTGAGCAGGACCCCAGAAAGGTCGAAATGATTAAAGCCGGTAAAGAAATTGCTGAGAAAAGAGGTATTGCATTCTATAACCCAATGATGCACTCCGGTGCTCCTCTCGGTCAGCGTGCAATTACTCCTTACACCATCTCCGGTACTGACATTGTCGCAGAACCTGATGACCTCCACTACGTAAACAACGCTGCAATGCAGCAGATGTGGGACGACATCAGGAGAACCTGCGTTGTCGGTCTTGACATGGCTCACGAGACACTTGAGAAGAGACTGGGTAAGGAAGTTACTCCTGAAACCATCAACCACTACCTTGAAGTCCTTAACCACGCCATGCCCGGTGCAGCAGTGGTTCAGGAAATGATGGTCGAAACTCACCCTGCCCTTGTTGACGACTGTTACGTGAAAGTCTTCACAGGTGACGACGCCCTCGCAGACGAAATCGACAAGCAGTTCCTTATTGATATCAACAAGGAATTCTCTGAAGAACAGGCAGCCCAGATTAAGGCCTCCATCGGCAAGACATCCTGGCAGGCAATCCACATCCCAACAATTGTCTCCAGAACAACAGACGGTGCTCAGACCCCCAGGTGGGCAGCCATGCAGATCGGTATGTCCTTCATTTCCGCATACGCAATGTGCGCCGGTGAAGCAGCCGTCGCTGACCTGTCCTTCGCTGCAAAGCACGCAGCCCTTGTCTCAATGGGTGAAATGCTCCCAGCAAGGCGTGCACGTGGACCAAACGAGCCCGGTGGACTTTCCTTCGGTCACCTCTCAGACATCATCCAGACAAGCCGCACCTCCGAAGACCCAGCAAAGATTGCTCTTGAAGTCGTCGGTGCAGGCTGTATGCTCTACGACCAGATCTGGCTCGGATCCTACATGTCCGGTGGTGTCGGATTCACACAGTATGCAACAGCTGCATACACTGATGACATCCTCGACAACAACGTTTACTATGACGTTGACTACATCAATGACAAGTACAACGGTGCTGCAAACGTAGGCAAGGACAACAAGGTAAAGGCAACTCTCGAAGTCGTAAAGGACATCGCAACCGAGTCCACACTCTACGGTATTGAGACCTACGAGAAATTCCCAACTGCCCTTGAAGACCACTTCGGTGGTTCCCAGAGAGCAACCGTGCTCGCAGCCGCAGCCGGTGTTGCAACTTCTCTCGCAACTGCAAATGCCAATGCCGGTCTTTCAGGCTGGTACCTCTCCATGTACCTGCACAAGGAAGCATGGGGCAGACTCGGATTCTTCGGTTTCGACCTGCAGGATCAGTGCGGTGCCACAAATGTTCTGTCCTACCAGGGCGACGAAGGTCTCCCAGACGAACTCCGTGGTCCAAACTACCCCAACTACGCAATGAACGTCGGTCACCAGGGTGGATACGCAGGTATCGCTCAGGCAGCTCACTCAGGTCGTGGAGACGCATTCACCGTCAACCCACTCATCAAGGTCTGCTTCGCTGACGATCTCATGCCCTTCAACTTTGCTGAACCCAGGAGAGAATTCGGCCGCGGTGCCATGAGAGAGTTCGTGCCTGCTGGTGAGAGATCCCTCGTCATTCCAGCAAAATAA
- the mcrG gene encoding coenzyme-B sulfoethylthiotransferase subunit gamma, whose translation MAYERQFYPGATSVAANRRKHMSGKLEKLREISDEDLTAVLGHRAPGSDYPSTHPPLAEMGEPACSTRENVAPTPGAAAGDRVRYIQFADSMYNAPATPYFRSYFAAINFRGVDPGTLSGRQIVEARERDMEQCAKVQMETEITDHALAGVRGATVHGHSVRLQEDGVMFDMLDRRRLENGTIIMDKDQVAIPLDRKVDLGKPMSSEEAAKRTTIYRVDNVAFRDDAEVVEWVHRIFDQRTKFGFQPK comes from the coding sequence ATGGCTTACGAAAGACAATTTTATCCAGGCGCAACATCAGTTGCCGCTAACAGAAGAAAACACATGTCTGGAAAACTTGAGAAACTCAGGGAAATTTCAGACGAAGACTTAACCGCAGTTCTCGGACACCGCGCTCCAGGGAGCGACTATCCAAGCACCCACCCACCACTTGCAGAAATGGGAGAACCTGCATGCTCGACTCGTGAAAACGTTGCACCTACACCCGGCGCAGCAGCAGGAGACAGAGTAAGATACATTCAGTTTGCTGACTCAATGTACAATGCACCTGCAACCCCATACTTCAGATCCTACTTTGCAGCAATCAACTTCAGAGGTGTAGACCCAGGTACCCTTTCCGGTCGTCAAATCGTTGAAGCCCGTGAAAGAGATATGGAACAGTGCGCAAAGGTTCAGATGGAAACCGAAATCACTGACCATGCACTCGCAGGTGTGCGTGGTGCAACTGTGCACGGTCACTCTGTCCGTCTCCAGGAAGACGGTGTAATGTTCGATATGCTCGACAGGAGAAGACTTGAGAACGGTACCATCATAATGGACAAAGACCAGGTTGCAATTCCACTCGACAGGAAAGTAGATCTCGGTAAGCCAATGTCCAGTGAGGAAGCCGCAAAGAGAACCACCATTTACCGTGTGGACAATGTAGCCTTCAGGGACGATGCAGAAGTTGTTGAATGGGTACACAGGATATTCGATCAGAGGACAAAGTTCGGCTTCCAGCCGAAATGA
- the mcrC gene encoding methyl-coenzyme M reductase I operon protein C, with product MMIDRETQVVDCRCGAGLGKGGGLAQRGTLSEAGRAEVVAIAMSPGQRHITKPVCEITYGMRKENIQVSVLVLYSGSGIPESGMRTGSFVLSPVEVAQIEMHKLAVIHLGNIKDHVVRKTREILSQANIPAIVVSQIPVDFEDFAEAGIKTRLVMPRDENILTKGIVMDMVSGVTRGDSCPRDKLNLIIKYVKTTLDQLEDHKGVA from the coding sequence ATGATGATTGATCGAGAGACACAGGTAGTTGATTGCCGATGCGGTGCAGGACTTGGTAAAGGAGGAGGGCTTGCCCAACGAGGTACTCTCTCGGAAGCCGGCCGTGCTGAGGTAGTAGCTATTGCCATGAGTCCCGGTCAGAGACATATCACAAAGCCGGTATGTGAGATCACATACGGCATGAGAAAAGAGAACATTCAGGTCAGTGTGCTGGTACTCTACTCAGGTTCCGGAATCCCTGAATCAGGTATGAGAACCGGATCTTTTGTATTGAGTCCGGTAGAAGTCGCACAGATTGAAATGCATAAGTTGGCCGTGATTCACCTCGGAAATATCAAGGATCATGTGGTTAGAAAGACCAGGGAAATCCTAAGCCAGGCTAATATTCCGGCGATTGTAGTCAGCCAGATCCCGGTAGATTTTGAGGATTTTGCAGAGGCAGGGATAAAGACGAGATTAGTGATGCCAAGGGATGAAAATATTCTTACAAAGGGAATTGTGATGGATATGGTAAGTGGAGTTACACGTGGTGATTCCTGTCCCAGGGATAAACTAAATCTTATCATTAAATACGTCAAGACTACATTAGACCAGTTAGAAGATCATAAAGGAGTTGCATGA
- the mcrD gene encoding methyl-coenzyme M reductase operon protein D yields MSDSASNTEDSIQIEIFPSRILSPETAQKLMTEIYKVDGVIRVMVQGNRLPDRVSAGPGTGEKVEHPLRKPIQIGDQVIELKICVGRIRVELSNAEAKEQIREVCEKLLPFPFEFREGHFLRKKPTVTDYAKLGPEADPRLLGMVDPRTKTDQLIFIEIQKEQEEKKDKDE; encoded by the coding sequence ATGTCAGACTCTGCTTCAAATACGGAAGACTCTATTCAAATCGAAATTTTTCCCAGTAGAATCCTGTCCCCTGAAACGGCTCAGAAGCTCATGACTGAAATTTATAAGGTGGACGGGGTAATCCGCGTCATGGTGCAGGGCAACAGGCTACCTGATAGGGTGTCTGCTGGCCCAGGTACAGGGGAAAAAGTAGAACATCCACTGAGAAAGCCTATTCAAATTGGAGATCAAGTTATAGAATTGAAGATTTGTGTAGGCAGGATCCGGGTTGAACTTTCAAATGCCGAAGCTAAAGAACAGATCAGGGAAGTTTGCGAAAAATTGCTCCCGTTCCCCTTTGAATTCAGGGAAGGACATTTTCTCAGGAAAAAGCCTACTGTAACTGACTATGCTAAACTTGGTCCTGAAGCAGACCCTCGGTTGCTTGGTATGGTAGATCCTAGAACCAAGACAGACCAGCTCATCTTTATCGAGATACAGAAGGAGCAAGAAGAGAAAAAGGATAAAGATGAGTGA
- the mcrB gene encoding coenzyme-B sulfoethylthiotransferase subunit beta, with translation MSDTVDIYDDRGKLLESNVDIMTLAPTRNAAIKKIIMDTKRSVAVSLAGIQGALASGKMGGKGRQILGRGLNYDIVGNADAIAENVKKLVQVDEDDDTNVIKVKGGKSLLVQSPHSRMIAGADFMSATTVGAAAVTQTIMDMFGTDPYDAPIVKAAVWGSYPQTMDLMGGQVQGILSIPQNNEGLGFSLRNIMANHVAAISNRNAMNASALSSIYEQAGIFEMGGAVGMFERHQLLGLAYQGLNANNLLYDIVKENGKDGTIGTVIESVVRRAVEAGIISVDKTAPSGYNFYKANDVPMWNACAAVGTLAATLVNCGAGRAAQNVSSTLLYFNDILEKETGLPGCDYGKVEGTAVGFSFFSHSIYGGGGPGVFNGNHVVTRHSRGFAIPCVCAAVALDAGTQMFTIESTSGLIGDVFGAIKEFREPIKAVAGAL, from the coding sequence GTGTCTGACACAGTAGACATCTACGACGACAGAGGAAAACTGCTCGAGAGCAATGTCGACATTATGACCCTTGCTCCAACAAGAAACGCAGCAATTAAAAAGATTATCATGGACACCAAGAGGTCAGTTGCAGTCAGCCTCGCAGGTATTCAGGGTGCACTTGCCAGCGGCAAGATGGGCGGAAAGGGCCGTCAGATCTTAGGCCGCGGACTTAACTATGACATCGTAGGCAATGCTGATGCAATTGCAGAAAACGTTAAGAAACTTGTCCAGGTCGATGAAGATGACGATACTAATGTCATCAAAGTCAAAGGCGGAAAGAGCCTGCTGGTCCAGTCCCCACATTCCAGGATGATTGCAGGTGCCGATTTCATGTCCGCAACAACAGTTGGTGCAGCAGCAGTCACCCAGACTATTATGGACATGTTCGGAACTGACCCATATGACGCTCCCATCGTAAAAGCCGCTGTTTGGGGAAGCTACCCACAGACAATGGATCTCATGGGCGGTCAGGTTCAGGGCATTCTCAGTATCCCCCAAAACAATGAAGGTCTTGGCTTCTCCCTCAGGAACATTATGGCCAACCACGTTGCAGCAATTTCTAACAGGAATGCAATGAACGCATCAGCTCTCTCTTCTATTTACGAGCAGGCTGGTATCTTCGAAATGGGCGGAGCAGTCGGTATGTTCGAGAGGCATCAGCTCCTCGGTCTTGCATACCAGGGTCTCAACGCTAACAACCTCTTATATGACATTGTGAAAGAAAACGGTAAGGACGGCACAATTGGAACTGTTATCGAATCCGTTGTCCGCAGGGCAGTTGAAGCAGGTATTATCTCCGTTGACAAGACCGCTCCTTCTGGATACAATTTCTATAAAGCAAACGACGTCCCCATGTGGAATGCCTGTGCAGCAGTCGGTACCCTTGCAGCCACCCTCGTGAACTGTGGTGCAGGCCGTGCAGCTCAGAACGTTTCCTCAACTCTTCTCTACTTCAATGATATCCTTGAGAAGGAAACCGGTCTTCCAGGCTGTGACTACGGTAAAGTAGAAGGTACAGCAGTAGGATTCTCATTCTTCAGCCACTCCATTTATGGTGGCGGTGGGCCTGGTGTCTTCAACGGTAACCACGTTGTTACCAGACACTCCAGAGGATTCGCAATCCCCTGTGTATGCGCAGCAGTAGCTCTTGACGCAGGTACCCAGATGTTCACAATCGAATCAACATCCGGCCTGATAGGTGACGTCTTTGGTGCAATTAAGGAATTCCGCGAACCGATAAAGGCAGTTGCAGGAGCGCTCTAA
- the mmp10 gene encoding methyl coenzyme M reductase-arginine methyltransferase Mmp10 (Mmp10 (methanogenesis marker protein 10) is a cobalamin-requiring radical SAM methyltransferase that creates the methylarginine modification to methyl coenzyme M reductase.): protein MEVVVDVGGNPGIDCRGFCKYCYFKKVKDVQPLGCKHCLPFKKGCDYCTRSVKESYSGFKPLQIVLEETSRKLYFASGKIKKFTISGGGDLSCYPDLKSLVAFLSQFETPIHLGYTSGKGFSKPDDALFYIDHGVTEVSFTVFATDPALRAEYMKDPEPEASIQVLRDFCAHCDVYGAIVLIPGVNDGKILDKTLSDLETMGAKGAILMRFANFSENGLILNNAPIIPGIIPHNIEEFTELVRNSAAKHPSIRITGTPLEDPLIGSPFAIRNVPEALEKLPKTTKRATIITGQIAVPRLREIFEALGGSVNVVSPKKDIGCLITIEDLKNMDLSEVSETVFIPGRAFVHDMEVKEAFKRDGIDRLVRRGPELLSVDGEMSIGMNKEEVLELEIKNFTELIEQINSLGLPVK from the coding sequence ATGGAAGTAGTTGTCGATGTAGGCGGAAATCCAGGAATAGACTGTAGAGGCTTTTGCAAGTACTGTTACTTTAAAAAAGTCAAAGATGTTCAGCCTCTGGGCTGCAAACATTGTCTTCCGTTCAAAAAAGGTTGTGACTACTGCACACGCAGTGTAAAGGAATCATACTCGGGTTTCAAGCCTCTTCAGATAGTACTGGAGGAAACTTCAAGAAAACTCTATTTCGCTAGTGGAAAGATTAAAAAGTTCACTATTAGCGGAGGAGGCGATTTAAGCTGTTATCCTGACCTGAAGAGCCTCGTAGCTTTCTTATCTCAGTTTGAGACCCCAATCCATCTAGGCTATACAAGCGGAAAAGGTTTCAGCAAGCCTGATGATGCTCTTTTTTATATAGACCATGGAGTCACAGAGGTGAGTTTTACAGTCTTTGCAACTGATCCGGCTCTAAGAGCAGAATATATGAAAGACCCGGAACCCGAAGCTTCTATACAGGTTCTTCGGGACTTCTGTGCTCATTGTGACGTATATGGAGCAATTGTGCTCATCCCTGGAGTAAATGACGGGAAGATCCTTGATAAGACTCTCAGTGATCTTGAAACTATGGGTGCAAAAGGAGCCATTCTGATGAGATTTGCAAACTTTTCGGAAAACGGACTTATCCTGAATAATGCTCCTATTATTCCTGGCATAATTCCACATAACATTGAGGAGTTCACTGAGCTGGTACGCAACTCTGCAGCAAAGCACCCCTCAATAAGGATAACAGGAACCCCGCTTGAAGATCCCTTAATTGGCTCTCCTTTTGCTATCCGAAATGTTCCCGAAGCTCTTGAAAAACTTCCGAAGACAACAAAAAGAGCCACTATAATTACAGGCCAGATAGCAGTTCCAAGGTTGAGGGAAATCTTTGAAGCTCTTGGAGGGTCCGTAAATGTCGTTTCTCCAAAAAAAGACATTGGATGTCTCATTACTATTGAGGATCTCAAAAACATGGATCTGTCTGAAGTAAGCGAGACTGTTTTTATCCCGGGAAGGGCTTTTGTTCATGACATGGAAGTTAAAGAGGCCTTTAAAAGAGACGGGATTGACAGGCTTGTTCGCAGGGGTCCAGAGCTTCTTTCTGTAGATGGTGAAATGTCAATAGGCATGAACAAAGAAGAGGTTTTGGAACTGGAAATTAAAAACTTTACCGAACTCATAGAGCAGATTAACTCCCTTGGGCTGCCTGTGAAATAA